The following proteins come from a genomic window of Paenibacillus spongiae:
- a CDS encoding sodium:solute symporter family protein, which produces MTDYGAWIIGFALVYTALLVLAGQIARKRTSKSGGYFVGGRTFNKWIVCFCITGLFSGSTFIAVLEMAYLKGISAIWYGVAETIQILIIALVIIGPFRKKMLVTVSGLIGDKYGRSAKALAGAITAFAFPMWSVATAIGFASALHVFTGISLSLSVAFTALLLFVYLQAGGMWSIAFTQTMNAIVFVIMFAIGVIAFFINPGVDGLRQLAAEQPQMFDWDNAGLQVIVAWFGTFFVNVILAQAAFQMALSCKTPEEGQKGLKLAAIFGIPFTVLAILFGLSAAAVIPDGKMGLLALPQYLMQVLPAPLVGLFFLGIWACALGWGAPCQFSGATSLGRDTGSALFPSADEKRLVTYTKWSLLILTVLMILFGMLRTEQSAWWNIMAWTIRNSATFAPVVAALFWPQVTRSAVLASLATGFLSGLSWYALGGWDVSKFYMNIHPVWIGMSVNVVTITLVTLLASLGSWKFRKVSESPAHYASLAAGIALAVVLLLNSEALHNKGLTGLVMFASLIGFFIAVIGVLDTNKPASAQTDAVAAS; this is translated from the coding sequence ATGACTGATTATGGAGCATGGATCATCGGATTTGCACTTGTATATACGGCGCTGCTCGTATTGGCAGGCCAGATCGCGAGAAAGAGAACGTCCAAATCCGGGGGCTATTTTGTCGGTGGCCGGACCTTTAACAAGTGGATCGTCTGCTTCTGCATTACGGGGCTGTTCTCCGGCTCGACGTTTATCGCCGTTCTGGAGATGGCTTACCTGAAAGGGATCTCGGCCATCTGGTATGGCGTAGCCGAGACCATCCAGATACTGATTATCGCCCTCGTTATTATTGGACCGTTCCGCAAGAAGATGCTGGTTACCGTCTCCGGACTCATCGGCGACAAGTATGGCCGAAGCGCCAAGGCGTTGGCCGGCGCGATAACGGCCTTCGCTTTCCCAATGTGGTCGGTGGCCACGGCGATCGGATTCGCCTCTGCGCTGCACGTATTTACGGGCATCTCCCTGTCGTTATCCGTCGCGTTCACGGCGCTCCTCCTGTTCGTATACCTGCAGGCAGGCGGCATGTGGTCGATTGCTTTTACCCAGACCATGAACGCCATCGTCTTTGTCATCATGTTCGCCATCGGCGTCATTGCGTTCTTCATTAATCCGGGTGTGGATGGACTGCGGCAGCTTGCCGCGGAGCAGCCGCAGATGTTCGATTGGGATAATGCCGGGCTGCAGGTGATCGTCGCCTGGTTCGGCACCTTCTTCGTCAATGTCATATTGGCGCAAGCGGCATTCCAGATGGCGCTGTCCTGCAAGACGCCGGAAGAAGGGCAGAAAGGGCTGAAGCTGGCCGCAATCTTCGGCATTCCCTTTACCGTGCTGGCCATTCTGTTCGGCTTATCGGCCGCCGCAGTCATACCGGACGGCAAGATGGGTCTCCTGGCTCTGCCTCAATACTTGATGCAGGTGCTGCCCGCTCCGCTCGTCGGCTTGTTCTTCCTCGGCATCTGGGCCTGCGCGCTTGGCTGGGGCGCTCCGTGCCAGTTCTCCGGCGCTACCAGTCTGGGCCGCGATACGGGAAGCGCATTATTCCCGTCCGCGGACGAGAAGCGGCTCGTCACTTATACGAAGTGGTCGCTGCTCATTCTGACCGTTCTGATGATCTTGTTCGGCATGCTGCGGACCGAGCAATCGGCATGGTGGAATATTATGGCCTGGACGATCCGCAATTCCGCGACGTTCGCGCCGGTAGTCGCCGCATTATTCTGGCCGCAGGTGACGAGATCGGCCGTTCTCGCCTCACTGGCAACGGGCTTCCTGTCGGGGCTTTCCTGGTATGCGCTTGGCGGCTGGGATGTCAGCAAGTTCTATATGAACATTCATCCCGTCTGGATCGGCATGTCGGTTAACGTCGTTACGATTACGCTCGTCACGCTGCTGGCATCGCTTGGCTCGTGGAAATTCCGGAAGGTGTCCGAATCTCCGGCGCATTACGCCTCTCTGGCTGCCGGGATCGCGCTCGCGGTCGTGCTTCTGCTCAACAGCGAGGCGCTGCATAATAAGGGGCTGACCGGACTTGTCATGTTCGCGTCGCTAATCGGCTTCTTTATAGCGGTTATCGGCGTATTGGATACGAATAAACCGGCATCCGCTCAGACGGACGCCGTCGCGGCATCATAA